Proteins encoded by one window of Amaranthus tricolor cultivar Red isolate AtriRed21 chromosome 4, ASM2621246v1, whole genome shotgun sequence:
- the LOC130810464 gene encoding protein SLOW GREEN 1, chloroplastic-like, which produces MDSALTISSASLLSRKSNHNIHPPTASFSFSSKTLLKPSSRISISAKSSCNFDINPSNGTSIGNPFTQTLQKACRTVVLTVAATLIASKFKEMAVKAEPLTPTTEESTIEEDKVENSNEIEAGYEEKSPLSRLMESNSEFVDNLWKLLQKKLEIGEDEEALKILDKLVEAQPIEMEWKFLRARLLNEMGKTQEAREAFEEILTLNPLSFEALFENSLLMDRCGEGNAVIVRLEKALSIAMDENKAKEARDVRLIIAQTQFLQKNVEGALQSYDDLSKEDPKDFRPYFCKGVIYSLLDRNEEAREEFAKYKALSPKKFDVEGYLRTPLSRTKLFGTDSS; this is translated from the coding sequence ATGGATTCTGCTTTGACCATTTCCTCTGCTTCCCTTCTATCCCGCAAATCCAACCACAATATTCATCCTCCCACTGcttcattttctttctcctcAAAAACCCTACTAAAACCCTCTTCCAGAATTTCCATTTCTGCTAAAAGTTCCTGTAATTTCGACATTAATCCCTCAAATGGGACTAGTATTGGAAACCCATTTACTCAAACCCTCCAAAAAGCTTGTAGAACAGTTGTTTTGACTGTTGCAGCTACCTTAATTGCCTCCAAGTTTAAGGAAATGGCCGTAAAGGCGGAACCTTTGACACCAACTACAGAAGAATCAACAATAGAAGAAGACAAAGTTGAAAACTCCAATGAAATTGAGGCTGGGTATGAAGAAAAATCACCACTATCTCGCTTAATGGAATCAAATTCTGAGTTTGTGGACAATCTGTGGAAATTATTACAGAAAAAGCTTGAAATTGGGGAAGATGAAGAAGCATTGAAGATTCTGGATAAGTTAGTTGAAGCTCAACCAATTGAAATGGAGTGGAAATTTTTAAGGGCGAGATTATTGAATGAAATGGGGAAAACCCAAGAAGCTAGAGAAGCATTTGAAGAGATTTTGACATTAAATCCTCTCTCATTTGAGGCCTTATTTGAGAATTCATTGCTTATGGACCGTTGCGGCGAAGGGAATGCTGTGATTGTGAGGTTAGAGAAGGCTTTAAGCATTGCTATGGATGAAAATAAGGCAAAGGAAGCAAGGGATGTGAGGTTAATCATTGCTCAAACACAATTTTTGCAGAAGAATGTGGAAGGAGCACTACAAAGTTATGATGATTTGAGTAAAGAAGACCCTAAAGATTTTAGACCCTATTTTTGTAAAGGGGTGATTTATAGCTTGCTTGATAGAAATGAAGAGGCTAGAGAAGAGTTTGCCAAGTATAAAGCTCTTTCACCCAAGAAATTTGATGTGGAAGGTTACTTAAGGACTCCACTTTCTAGGACAAAGCTCTTTGGGACAGATTCAAGTTGA
- the LOC130810465 gene encoding putative pectinesterase 11, producing the protein MVIHKIIIFLVIIVCCCIISSTNARLLSDKLTWKRLIIVDQSGEGHYTKIQDAIDAVPSNNVDSTLILVKPGIYKEKVTIPEDKPYIILSGRNALNTTITWNDSGDIFTSPTLSVFASHFIARYLTVQNTYGQGAKAVAVRVSSDEAEFYACRIISYQDTLLDESGSHVYRYCYIEGGTDFICGNAASLFQNCRIHSISEYNGAVTAQKRTSLDEDTGFYFVGCKVTGIKTFTLGRPWGPYSRVVFISTYMSNTLNPKGWDDWGKPFTHSSVYYGEYKCYGPGANRSNRVAWSQNLSNQQVATLMSKTMLSLKSGPPIKP; encoded by the exons ATGGTAATTCACaagattattattttcttagtcATTATTGTTTGTTGCTGCATTATTAGTAGCACTAATGCTCGATTATTATCGGATAAATTAACGTGGAAAAGATTAATAATTGTGGATCAATCAGGAGAAGGTCATTACACAAAGATACAAGATGCAATAGATGCAGTTCCTTCTAATAACGTAGATTCTACGCTGATTTTAGTGAAGCCAGGAATATACAAGGAAAAAGTAACGATACCAGAAGATAAACCCTACATAATACTTAGTGGAAGAAATGCCTTGAATACTACAATTACATGGAATGATAGTGGTGATATTTTCACCTCTCCAACTCTCTCTGTCTTTGCCTCTCATTTTATTGCCAGATACCTCACTGTTCAG AATACATATGGACAAGGAGCAAAGGCAGTAGCCGTAAGAGTTTCAAGTGACGAGGCAGAATTTTACGCATGTAGAATAATTTCATATCAAGATACGCTTTTGGATGAAAGTGGGAGTCATGTTTATCGTTATTGCTACATTGAAGGGGGCACTGATTTCATTTGTGGCAATGCAGCCTCACTTTTCCAA AATTGTCGCATACATTCAATCTCAGAGTATAATGGAGCAGTAACGGCACAAAAGAGGACGAGTTTAGACGAAGACACAGGATTTTATTTTGTGGGTTGTAAAGTAACTGGAATTAAAACATTCACTTTGGGAAGGCCATGGGGTCCTTATTCTCGTGTTGTTTTTATTTCCACTTACATGTCTAATACACTCAATCCTAAAGGTTGGGATGATTGGGGAAAACCCTTCACGCATAG TTCGGTGTACTATGGTGAGTACAAATGCTATGGTCCTGGAGCCAATCGATCAAACAGAGTTGCGTGGTCACAGAACCTCTCAAATCAACAAGTTGCTACCCTTATGTCCAAGACAATGCTTAGTCTCAAATCAGGGCCACCCATCAAGCCTTGA